AGAACACCAGGGTCTTATTCTCCATTCTATTTATCACAATCCCAATGGGTGGGACTATGTGCCCGGTGGACAAAAAGTTGCATGCGGAGAGTCTTCGATGTGGGGAGATTATCACGCGATGGAATTGGCGGTTTTGCTCCAGCGAGAGATGGAGAACGCGCCGTATTTGACGTTTTTTGATCAATGAATAAAGTCATTGCCTTGATAACCGGTCTCCTGTTCGCTGGATTCGCGTCTCAAAGTGAAGCCGAGACATTTGATTATACACCGCTCAACCGCACGCTCGGGCGCGTTGTAAATGCACAGGGGCGCGTGGATTACGAGGCTGTAAAAAAAGATGCGGATTTGCGGGCTTTTGTAGATCAACTCGCGCAGATCAGTCCGAATACGCATCCCGCGCTTTTTCCCAGTCGCGCAGACAGTCTTACTTTCTGGATCAATGCGTACAACGCCTGTGTACTAGCGGGCGTCGCAAAAGCCTATCCCATTTCTTCTGTCACTGAAATCGCGCCTGCTTTTGGCTTTTTTAAGACATATCAATTTGTCGTTGGCGGGCGTCGGTTCACATTGGACCAAATTGAACACGAGATTATTCGCCCGCAGTTTGCCGATCCGCGCATTCACGCTGCAATCAATTGTGCGGCAGTGAGTTGTCCGCGTTTGCTAAATAAAGTATTTACGCCCGATGAATTGGATGACCAACTCAATGCGGTTATGCGAGACATGATTCGCAACCCAATACACGTTCAGATTAATCGGGAGACGGGAGTTGTGAGTCTATCTGCAATTTTTGATTGGTTTTCCTCTGATTTTACATCCTATGTACAAGCGCATGAGGCTGGCGAGACTGTGTTGGATTATATCTCTTTGTTTTTATCGAAAGACGATATCCAGTATTTGCAAAATCACCCCGATCTTCAAATTGTGTTTTTAGATTACGATTGGTCTTTGAATAGCCAGGAAAAATGAGTATCTCAGATATGCGAGTGTTTTTGGGAGCTTACCAGTCCGCCGTTGTTGATCGCGCTTTGAAAACATGGTCGGAAAATGGCAATACAGCACGGCTGTGGCACGGCGATGCCACACTCTGGTCGGGGGCAGATGAGGCCAACTGGCTGGGATGGCTCAATATTGCGCCTCAAATGCGCGATCAAGTAGATGCCCTATGCGCTTTTGCACAGCAGGTGCGCGATAGGGGGATAACGGATATTCTGCTTTTGGGAATGGGCGGTAGCAGCTTGTGTCCCGAAGTGCTGGCGATGACTTTTGGCTGCCCGGAGGGTTGGCCCAGGTTGCATGTACTGGACTCTACGGTTCCCGCGCAGGTGCAGCGGTTTGCCGATGCCGTAAATTTAGAGACGACACTTTGCATCGTGGCCAGCAAATCTGGAACCACAACCGAACCCCACGCATTTTGCGAGTTCTTCTGGGCAAAAATGCAGGGAACTATTGGCGATACAGCGGGTCAGCATTTTATAGCCATCACAGATCCGGGTTCTGATCTGGAGACGCTTGCCAGAGAGCGGGGCTTTCTATCTGTGTTTCACGGTTTGCCAGAGATTGGCGGCAGG
The sequence above is a segment of the Gemmatimonadota bacterium genome. Coding sequences within it:
- a CDS encoding DUF547 domain-containing protein, with product MNKVIALITGLLFAGFASQSEAETFDYTPLNRTLGRVVNAQGRVDYEAVKKDADLRAFVDQLAQISPNTHPALFPSRADSLTFWINAYNACVLAGVAKAYPISSVTEIAPAFGFFKTYQFVVGGRRFTLDQIEHEIIRPQFADPRIHAAINCAAVSCPRLLNKVFTPDELDDQLNAVMRDMIRNPIHVQINRETGVVSLSAIFDWFSSDFTSYVQAHEAGETVLDYISLFLSKDDIQYLQNHPDLQIVFLDYDWSLNSQEK